The Mesorhizobium loti genome includes a region encoding these proteins:
- a CDS encoding nucleoside-diphosphate kinase, whose product MTGTNCRLTTKDFAVLEIMLERRRAFADPIVPMLADKLSKADVVAIDSVEADIVTLNSRVVFRIDAGPAETRTLVQNEVRGPVGSSLSIMTRRGLCMLGMAEGQTASIEQADGRRESVLIAAVLYQPEAARRAVREKSPAEVRRPQGLTLVYSAAADWRPLGERAGMRQTEDDDPGPTAA is encoded by the coding sequence ATGACAGGCACGAATTGCCGGCTGACCACGAAGGACTTCGCCGTCCTCGAGATCATGCTGGAGCGTCGGCGGGCTTTCGCGGATCCGATCGTTCCTATGCTTGCAGACAAGCTCTCCAAAGCCGATGTCGTCGCGATCGATTCGGTCGAAGCCGATATCGTGACGCTGAACAGCAGAGTGGTGTTTCGGATCGATGCCGGCCCCGCCGAAACCCGAACCCTGGTGCAGAACGAGGTGCGTGGGCCGGTCGGCTCCAGCCTGTCGATCATGACGAGGCGGGGGCTCTGCATGCTTGGCATGGCCGAGGGCCAGACGGCATCGATCGAACAGGCCGACGGCAGGCGGGAGTCGGTCCTGATCGCGGCCGTGCTCTACCAGCCGGAGGCCGCGCGGCGGGCGGTCAGGGAGAAATCCCCAGCCGAAGTGCGGCGACCGCAGGGGCTCACCCTCGTTTACAGCGCGGCGGCCGATTGGCGGCCTCTTGGCGAGAGGGCCGGAATGCGGCAGACAGAGGATGACGACCCCGGTCCCACGGCGGCGTGA
- a CDS encoding D-amino acid dehydrogenase: MKIMVLGGGVIGVTTAYFLAEAGHEVTVLDRQKGPALETSFANAGEISPGYASPWAGPGIPLKAIKWLLMKHGPLVVRPAFDPHMWTWLIKMLRNCTAERYAINKARMVPLAEYSRDTLKALREATGIAYDERTQGTLQLFRTQKQLDGTGGDVEVLKKYGVPYEILDQDGCIAAEPGLAGVREKFVGGLRLPHDETGDCKMFTDRLAELCVARGVKFEYDVTIWRIIRSRNRIANLSTSKGWKAADAYVMALGSYSAGFMRRVKRPIPVYPVKGYSITVPIKDAAAAPVSTVMDETYKVAITRLGNRIRVGGTAEISGFDLRLHESRRRTLEHSVGDLFPGAGAMRDATFWCGLRPMTPDGPPLIGRTELSNLYLNTGHGTLGWTMACGSGKVLADIISSRVPDIDVRDLAQERYLR, translated from the coding sequence ATGAAGATCATGGTGCTGGGCGGTGGCGTCATCGGGGTGACCACGGCGTACTTTCTTGCCGAGGCCGGCCACGAGGTGACGGTTCTCGACCGCCAGAAAGGCCCGGCACTGGAAACCAGCTTCGCCAATGCCGGCGAGATATCGCCCGGCTACGCCTCGCCCTGGGCCGGCCCCGGCATTCCGCTGAAGGCGATCAAATGGCTGCTGATGAAGCATGGCCCGCTGGTGGTGCGGCCGGCCTTCGATCCGCATATGTGGACATGGCTCATCAAGATGCTGCGCAATTGCACCGCCGAGCGCTATGCCATCAACAAGGCGCGCATGGTGCCGCTCGCCGAATACAGCCGTGACACGCTGAAGGCGCTGCGCGAAGCAACCGGCATCGCCTATGACGAGCGTACCCAGGGCACGCTGCAGCTGTTTCGCACGCAAAAGCAGCTCGACGGCACCGGTGGCGATGTCGAGGTGCTGAAGAAGTATGGCGTGCCTTACGAGATCCTCGACCAGGACGGCTGTATCGCGGCGGAGCCGGGCCTGGCCGGGGTGCGCGAAAAGTTCGTCGGCGGCCTCAGGCTACCGCACGACGAGACCGGCGACTGCAAGATGTTCACCGACAGGCTGGCCGAGCTCTGTGTGGCGCGCGGCGTCAAGTTCGAATACGACGTGACGATCTGGCGTATCATCCGCAGCCGCAACCGCATTGCCAATCTCAGCACCAGCAAGGGCTGGAAAGCCGCCGACGCCTATGTGATGGCCCTGGGCAGTTATTCGGCAGGTTTCATGCGCCGGGTGAAGCGGCCGATCCCGGTCTATCCGGTGAAGGGCTATTCGATCACCGTGCCGATCAAGGACGCCGCCGCGGCACCGGTGTCGACGGTGATGGACGAGACCTACAAGGTGGCGATCACCCGGCTTGGGAACCGCATCCGGGTTGGCGGCACGGCCGAGATTTCCGGCTTTGACCTCAGGCTGCATGAATCGCGGCGGCGCACGCTGGAACACTCGGTTGGCGATCTCTTTCCGGGCGCCGGCGCCATGCGGGACGCGACGTTCTGGTGCGGGCTGCGGCCGATGACGCCGGACGGTCCGCCGCTGATCGGCCGCACCGAGCTTTCCAATCTCTATCTCAACACCGGCCACGGCACGCTCGGCTGGACGATGGCCTGCGGCTCGGGCAAGGTTCTGGCCGACATCATCTCCAGCCGGGTGCCGGACATCGATGTCCGCGACCTCGCGCAGGAGCGCTATCTGCGGTAG
- a CDS encoding phosphatidylserine/phosphatidylglycerophosphate/cardiolipin synthase family protein: MKGCRSIAIVLFGLAVLAGCAGAGRNACDLLQGQSACARPSLSAMTAGPQVAAAQFFGDAGTSDYEKRFLALLAHHQLGAMDRANGTGPFGHDRREIANSDFQATYRTLQQLAGPVAETHLPPAGASSGEGHFDGRWRVSRQTLYIDAAARPSAPRIFDFSGLQARSVEVVLRQAGKQPADIEGTCDGTLAIHAGGASHTIATGTAFRFRLSGEDDSVSLFPSDGLNRCTARIRSSLAPAGAPLIIRREETADTALAAFDSRYERCPTPNPTGLDPLSRAFYASRWLSQTCALPIGKPHLLRKSRDGFNAKVEALMGAPLSDSAIDKGDPELPLDFSKAPRLKLIYLSSLEFKADFSGRIIERLIRHHAALGTKVRILVTDVLERDKDDALLHRLAAEFPNIELQEYRWRADHGAPIDEQISQLHKVHHVKMLATLADDPARSRAIIGGRNIHDGFLFHQPIDLSRYPDLEQYGKTDGFSLNYYSNWSDFDIEFADPATVETLAAHLSTVWLRDADTNLTRPFSIPVRSSGARPSGTARHFISVPYEDGHALEDYFVELVDAAQHHIQIVNPYLNLTPKLGLAFDRALARGVRIDIVGRIDLKGDIGGKFLTALNKLFVEKYGDRINIREFKAPDVVLHSKIMMIDERLVAISSVNLNNRSFFHDSENGMMVLDPAFYTRMKPIYDDYLAHSNPVPTNVTIPWAYRLLFDEDWVRQAF, encoded by the coding sequence GTGAAGGGCTGCAGATCCATCGCCATCGTTCTGTTCGGGCTGGCTGTCCTTGCCGGCTGTGCCGGTGCTGGCCGCAATGCCTGCGATCTCCTGCAAGGCCAGAGCGCCTGCGCGCGACCCTCGCTATCGGCCATGACAGCCGGGCCGCAAGTCGCCGCCGCGCAGTTTTTCGGCGACGCCGGCACCAGCGACTACGAAAAGCGGTTCCTGGCGCTGCTTGCCCACCACCAGCTCGGTGCCATGGACCGCGCCAACGGCACCGGCCCTTTCGGTCACGACCGCCGTGAGATCGCCAACAGCGATTTCCAGGCGACCTACCGGACACTGCAACAACTGGCCGGGCCGGTCGCGGAAACGCATCTGCCGCCGGCCGGCGCCAGCAGCGGCGAGGGCCATTTCGACGGCCGTTGGCGGGTGTCGCGGCAAACGCTCTACATCGATGCGGCAGCGCGGCCTTCGGCCCCCAGGATCTTCGATTTTTCCGGCCTGCAGGCGCGCAGCGTTGAGGTCGTGCTGCGCCAGGCCGGCAAGCAACCGGCCGACATCGAGGGCACTTGCGACGGCACGCTGGCGATCCATGCCGGCGGCGCTTCACACACCATCGCCACGGGCACGGCATTCCGCTTTCGCCTTTCCGGCGAGGACGACAGTGTTAGCCTGTTCCCGAGTGACGGCCTGAACCGCTGCACGGCAAGAATCCGCTCCAGCCTTGCCCCTGCAGGCGCGCCGCTCATCATCCGGCGCGAAGAGACCGCCGACACGGCGCTTGCCGCCTTCGACAGTCGCTACGAGCGCTGCCCAACGCCCAACCCCACCGGCCTCGATCCGCTCAGCCGCGCCTTCTACGCCAGCCGCTGGCTGTCGCAGACCTGTGCCTTGCCGATCGGAAAGCCGCACCTGCTGCGCAAGTCGCGCGACGGCTTCAACGCCAAGGTCGAGGCGCTGATGGGAGCGCCGCTGTCCGACAGCGCCATCGACAAGGGCGACCCGGAGCTGCCGCTCGACTTTTCCAAGGCTCCAAGGCTGAAGCTGATCTATCTGTCGTCGCTGGAGTTCAAGGCCGACTTCTCAGGCCGCATCATCGAACGGCTGATCCGCCATCATGCGGCACTTGGCACCAAGGTGCGCATCCTGGTCACCGACGTGCTGGAGCGCGACAAGGACGACGCCCTGCTGCACCGGCTGGCGGCCGAATTCCCAAATATCGAATTGCAGGAATATCGCTGGCGGGCGGACCATGGCGCGCCGATCGACGAGCAGATCTCACAATTGCACAAGGTCCATCACGTCAAGATGCTGGCGACGCTTGCTGACGATCCCGCGCGCTCGCGCGCCATCATCGGCGGCCGCAACATCCATGACGGCTTCCTGTTCCACCAGCCGATCGATCTGTCGCGCTATCCCGACCTCGAGCAATACGGCAAGACCGACGGATTCTCGCTGAACTACTATTCGAACTGGAGCGACTTCGACATCGAGTTTGCCGATCCGGCCACCGTCGAGACGCTCGCCGCGCATCTTTCGACGGTGTGGCTGCGCGACGCCGACACCAATCTCACGCGCCCTTTCTCCATTCCGGTCCGGTCCAGCGGCGCCCGCCCATCAGGCACGGCGCGGCACTTCATTTCGGTGCCCTACGAGGATGGCCATGCGCTGGAGGATTACTTCGTCGAGCTGGTCGACGCCGCCCAGCACCATATCCAGATCGTCAATCCCTACCTCAACCTGACGCCGAAGCTTGGCCTCGCCTTCGACCGGGCGCTCGCCCGTGGCGTCAGGATCGACATTGTCGGCCGCATCGATCTCAAGGGCGATATCGGCGGCAAGTTCCTCACCGCGCTCAACAAGCTGTTCGTCGAGAAATATGGCGACCGCATCAACATCCGCGAGTTCAAGGCGCCGGACGTCGTGCTGCATTCCAAGATCATGATGATCGACGAAAGGCTGGTCGCCATTTCATCGGTCAACCTCAACAACCGCAGCTTCTTCCACGATTCCGAGAACGGCATGATGGTGCTCGATCCGGCCTTCTACACCAGGATGAAGCCGATCTATGACGACTATCTCGCCCATTCCAACCCGGTCCCCACCAATGTGACGATCCCGTGGGCCTATCGGTTGCTGTTCGATGAAGACTGGGTCCGGCAGGCCTTCTGA
- a CDS encoding LysR family transcriptional regulator — MNWDDVRIFLAVARAGQILGAAKRLELNHATVSRRIAALEDALRTKLFRRLTTGSELTPAGERFLDIAERMEGDMIAARSTIAGEGDDVSGTVRIGAPDGFGVAFLAKRLGALTALHRELTIQLVPVPRSFSLSRREADIAITVERPTEGRLVAGKLVDYSLGLFASRDYAEVHGLPKTAAELGQHTLIGYVPDLIVSPSLDYAAEFSADWRTSFAISSALGQAEAVRSGAGIGILHTFVARSMPELVSVDVVAPIRRAYWLVYHESVRPLRRVQIVASFITKAVERERNLFV, encoded by the coding sequence ATGAACTGGGATGACGTCCGCATCTTCCTTGCCGTGGCTCGCGCCGGCCAGATCCTTGGCGCGGCCAAGCGGCTGGAGCTCAACCACGCCACCGTCTCGCGCCGCATCGCCGCGCTCGAGGATGCGCTGCGCACAAAACTGTTTCGCCGGCTGACCACCGGCAGCGAGCTGACGCCTGCCGGCGAGCGTTTTCTCGACATTGCCGAACGCATGGAGGGCGACATGATCGCCGCGCGTTCGACAATTGCCGGCGAAGGCGACGATGTCTCCGGCACGGTGCGCATCGGTGCACCCGACGGGTTTGGCGTCGCCTTCCTGGCCAAGCGCCTCGGCGCGCTGACCGCGCTGCACCGCGAACTGACGATCCAGCTGGTGCCGGTGCCGCGCTCCTTCTCCCTGTCGCGCCGCGAGGCGGACATCGCCATCACCGTCGAGCGGCCGACGGAGGGCCGACTGGTGGCGGGAAAGCTGGTCGACTATTCGCTAGGCCTGTTTGCCTCGCGCGACTATGCTGAAGTGCATGGTTTGCCCAAAACCGCAGCCGAGCTTGGCCAGCACACGCTCATCGGTTATGTGCCGGACCTTATCGTCAGCCCCTCGCTCGACTACGCAGCCGAATTCAGCGCCGACTGGCGCACCAGCTTCGCCATCTCCTCGGCGCTCGGCCAGGCCGAAGCGGTGCGCTCGGGCGCCGGCATCGGCATCCTGCACACCTTCGTCGCCCGCTCGATGCCGGAACTTGTGTCCGTCGATGTTGTCGCGCCGATCCGCCGCGCCTACTGGCTGGTCTATCATGAATCGGTGAGACCCCTGCGCCGCGTCCAGATCGTCGCCAGCTTCATCACCAAGGCGGTGGAGCGGGAGCGAAACCTGTTCGTTTAG